The DNA window CCATCAGGTGAATAGCGGAGCTGAAGAGCTTCTGACAGATAATTCTTACAATGAGCTATCACAGCTGAATAACAAAAAAGTAGGAAACAATCTTCAAAGTATAGATTATAGCTACAACATAAGAGGCTGGTTGACCGATATCAATAAAAACCAGATGTCGGTAGCCAATCTGGAAGGGAAACTGTTTTCTTATAAAATTAAATACAACCAGAAAGAAGGGGTTACCAACCCTGATTCGGTATTGTTTCCCGGTAAAAATGTTGAGGCTAAATACAATGGAAACATTGCCGAAGTAGATTGGAGAGCCGTGGAAGCAATTGGAGCTAATCCGTCACTTACACCCAAAAGATATGGTTATGTTTATGATAAGCTAAACCGACTAACGGCAGGTTATTATCAAAATCCAAATAACCCCAACAGTAAAGAAAATACAGAATCTTTAACCTATGATTTGAATGGAAACATTACCAATCTTTACAGAACCTCTGTATTGCAAGGGACAATCGCCACAAAAATTGATGATTTAGAATATACTTATCTAGGAAATCAGGCAATATCAATTAAAGACAACAGTGGTAACAGTACCGGTTATGAGGGTACTGCTGGTCTTCCGATCACTTATGATCTAAATGGTAATATGCAAACGATGGCTGATAAATCTATTTCAGGCATTGCATACAACCATTTAAATTTACCTGATCAACTGGCAATAGATAAAGGGACACAAGTTGCCGAAATTTCCACCAAATACAGTGCTAACGGAATGAAGTTGAGGAAAGAAAACTATACCTCTTCTTCAGGAGTTGCAGGGACAACATGGTCAAAAGTAGTTACAGATTATCTTGATGGATTCCAGTATGTGAATCAAACCAGCTCAGGAGGAGGTAGTGGTGGTGGAAGTACCGAGATGATGATGGATAAACTTGAAACATCAAGAGCTTTGGAAATGGAAGCTTATTCTGTAGAACCAGTAAGTGCTATGGTTGGTTTAGAATCAAAGAATCCTGAGCTTCAGTTTTTCCCAACAGCAGAAGGATTTTATGATTATACAAAAGATCAGTATATTTACCAGTATAAAGATCATTTAGGAAATGTAAGAATAAGTTTCGGAAGAAACAGCGCAGGTGCTCTTGAGATTACAGATGCTAATGATTATTACCCATTTGGGATGAATCATTTAAAAACAGGAAATTCTTTCTTTAGTCCGAGTGCTTATAAAAACTATAAGTACAATGGCAAGGAGCTACAAGAGACGAGTATGTATGATTATGGAGCAAGGATGTACATGGCGGACATTGGTAGATGGGGTGTGGTAGATCCGCTAGCAGAAATATACCCTTCAACAAGTCCATTTAATTACTGTAATAATAACCCCATTATGTTTATTGATCCTACTGGAATGACAATAGAAGATCCTGATGATCTAGTGAAAAAACAGAAAGAGATGTTAAAGGATACAAATAGTGCAATTCAACAATTTGTTAAAAGTGGGGGTATGGATGCTGATTTGGGAAATAAATTAATTTCTTTTAATGAAAAAGTTCTTGGAGAGATTTCAAGTCTAGAAAAGTCTGACCAGGTTTATAATGTTTCAGATGTTGGTACGGGGGAGAGTGGAATGTCATATGATGCTAGTAATGCTAAGGTAATTATAAAATCCGAAAATGATTATGGATTACTTGGACATGAATTAAAACATGCATACCAATTTGAAAAAGGAGAAACATCACTTGCAATTGATAACAAAAGCTATGGCAGTTTATATGATGTTAGTGATGAAACAGAAGCATACAATAGGGAGAGATATCATAAATCCGGTAGAGATTATATTGAAAAATCAAGTACATATGTTTGGAAGAACTCGGATGTACTAAAATTTGGTACTACAATGACTCCTCCGGCATATCAAACTTTACCAGCAGGTCCAATAAGTATTAACTCTAAAGAAGGTAAGGAATTAATAAAAAGAACAATAGAAGCTGGTAAATTAGGAGTTCCTGCTAAAGAAGTATATAAAGGATGGCAAAAAGACTATCAAAAAGGAAGTGAAAAAAAATAATGTAATCATGAAAAAAAAAATTAACCTATGTTTCATTTTAATGTCAATTTGTATTTTTTCACAAAGTAAATCAGGTGTATATTCATATAAAGCACCTCATTATTTTGAAAGTATAAATTTATTAAAAAATGGAACTTTTAAATATTACAAAAAAACAGAATTTTTAAAAGAGGAAATATTTGGAAATTGGCAGCTAAGAAATGATAGTATACTCGTATTAGATAGTTATCCTCAAAAGTCAAAATTAAACGTTATTGAAGGATTAATAAAGAAAAAGAGGACCATTATTCATGTTAAAGATTTTAGTGACAATCCGTTTCACTATTATTTATATTCAATATCAACTCAAAATGACACAATTATTTATAAAGATCAATTTGAAACAACTATCATTAAGGAGAAGCCTATTTCTTTTTATTTAATAAGTTCAGAAGGTTTACATTCTCCTGTTTATAAGATCAAAGGAACAAGAAGTAATTTTTTCGATGTAAAATTTGAACGACAAAGGATATTTGAAAATGAGCAATGGAAGTTTTTAGAAAATAGTTTAATTCCCTTAGGTCTAGATGGTAAAAATTCAAATTATAAATTAGTAAAAGAATAACCTACGCTGCCGCACGAATCGTTTCGTGTGGCATTTTTTATTAGCGATACAAAATTTATAAGTTATTGATTAATAAGAACATGTAAATTATTACTTTCGATAGGCTTCTTATCATCACTGATAATGTATGCTCAAAAGGACATTGAGTATAAATTTTTAACTAATAATCAGTACAAAAATAAAATCTACGAAAAGTTTGAAAGGCAGGAAGGTGATAAAATTTATGTTTGGCATAATGAAGAACAGGCATTTGAAAACGATCCATCGACAGCATTTA is part of the Chryseobacterium paludis genome and encodes:
- a CDS encoding RHS repeat-associated core domain-containing protein translates to MKKILIPIGALLMSGLVHAQLSPTENYIYSKTYLDYNGTQPSKFSETVQYFDGLGRPKQVVNIKASPTGKDLVTPILYDGFGRQTRDYLPVPQQSTTGGAIYSQTPGLIDFPVGDPSGMYPGEKAFSEKKLEESPLDRLLEQKQVGTAWNDKPVRFEYGTNVASEVKKYVTVTTPANGTTSSAIGSTTATYGANQLYKTTVTDEDGNKTIEFKNGKGQVLLVRKVINASESADTYYVYNEYNQLAFVIPPKASVVANVNTVLGSLCYIYRYDGRNRLALKKLPGKTWEYMVYDKQDRVIMTQDAVMGANKQWLFTKYDQFGRPAYTGIYTSTQAYGLVGREVEQTKADAAGSNNVARTASVGFNVGGRGVYYDNTASTSYPNSITSLLSINYYDTYPVYGFNPTFPTNILGIPVMTDNSTGNSVSTKSLPVMSMVRNIEDTNWTSNYTYYDNKGRAIGTHSVNHLGGYTRTETELDFAGIAKRTNTTHLRKLGEIGVSIQERFVYDAQNRLKQHYHQVNSGAEELLTDNSYNELSQLNNKKVGNNLQSIDYSYNIRGWLTDINKNQMSVANLEGKLFSYKIKYNQKEGVTNPDSVLFPGKNVEAKYNGNIAEVDWRAVEAIGANPSLTPKRYGYVYDKLNRLTAGYYQNPNNPNSKENTESLTYDLNGNITNLYRTSVLQGTIATKIDDLEYTYLGNQAISIKDNSGNSTGYEGTAGLPITYDLNGNMQTMADKSISGIAYNHLNLPDQLAIDKGTQVAEISTKYSANGMKLRKENYTSSSGVAGTTWSKVVTDYLDGFQYVNQTSSGGGSGGGSTEMMMDKLETSRALEMEAYSVEPVSAMVGLESKNPELQFFPTAEGFYDYTKDQYIYQYKDHLGNVRISFGRNSAGALEITDANDYYPFGMNHLKTGNSFFSPSAYKNYKYNGKELQETSMYDYGARMYMADIGRWGVVDPLAEIYPSTSPFNYCNNNPIMFIDPTGMTIEDPDDLVKKQKEMLKDTNSAIQQFVKSGGMDADLGNKLISFNEKVLGEISSLEKSDQVYNVSDVGTGESGMSYDASNAKVIIKSENDYGLLGHELKHAYQFEKGETSLAIDNKSYGSLYDVSDETEAYNRERYHKSGRDYIEKSSTYVWKNSDVLKFGTTMTPPAYQTLPAGPISINSKEGKELIKRTIEAGKLGVPAKEVYKGWQKDYQKGSEKK